The following proteins are co-located in the Pseudomonas sp. DY-1 genome:
- a CDS encoding proline/glycine betaine ABC transporter permease, producing MFPQSLHYSIADAVNRFVDWLVLHYGDAFREVSDSLLQLVAGIEGLLRVCPWWLLLSLVGGLAWHASRSWRRAAVLVGLLFLIGVVGLWDKLLQTCALVLVSTCLSVLVGVPIGILLARKPLARRLLMPMLDVMQTLPSFVYLIPVLMLFGLGKVPAIFATLVYALPPLIRLSELGVRQVDVSVTEAAACLGANRWQSLRYVQLPLALPTIMAGLNQTVMMALSMVVVASMIGARGLGEDVLTGIQTLNVGLGFEAGLAIVALAVVIDRITQGYGDPAQRAGRIR from the coding sequence ATGTTCCCGCAATCCCTGCACTACTCCATCGCCGACGCGGTGAACCGCTTCGTCGACTGGCTCGTTCTCCATTACGGCGATGCTTTCCGCGAGGTCTCCGACAGTCTTCTGCAGCTGGTCGCCGGCATCGAAGGCCTGCTGCGCGTCTGTCCCTGGTGGCTGCTCCTGTCCCTGGTCGGTGGTCTTGCCTGGCATGCCTCGCGCAGTTGGCGCCGGGCGGCTGTCCTGGTGGGGCTGCTCTTCCTCATCGGCGTGGTCGGTCTCTGGGACAAGCTGCTGCAGACCTGCGCCCTGGTGCTGGTGTCGACCTGCCTGAGCGTTCTGGTGGGCGTGCCCATCGGCATCCTTCTGGCACGTAAGCCACTGGCGCGGCGCCTTCTGATGCCGATGCTGGACGTCATGCAGACGCTGCCGAGTTTCGTCTACCTGATCCCGGTGCTGATGCTCTTCGGCCTCGGCAAGGTGCCGGCCATTTTCGCCACCCTGGTCTATGCCCTGCCGCCGCTGATCCGACTCAGCGAGCTGGGTGTCCGCCAAGTGGATGTATCGGTCACCGAGGCTGCTGCCTGCCTGGGCGCCAATCGCTGGCAGAGCCTGCGCTACGTACAGTTGCCCCTGGCCCTGCCGACCATCATGGCCGGCCTCAACCAGACGGTGATGATGGCCCTGTCCATGGTGGTGGTCGCGTCCATGATCGGCGCCCGCGGATTGGGCGAGGACGTGCTGACCGGTATCCAGACCCTGAACGTGGGCCTGGGTTTCGAAGCGGGCCTGGCCATCGTGGCGCTGGCCGTGGTGATCGATCGCATCACCCAGGGATACGGCGATCCGGCGCAGCGGGCCGGCAGAATCAGATAG
- a CDS encoding ABC transporter substrate-binding protein, which translates to MTTIKKLLGGSLLALGLLAQSLPAAEQRQPIHFADITWESGSLITELLRLLVEKGYGYRTETLPGSTVSLEAALARDDVQVIGEEWAGRSPAWIKAEGEGKVFALGDTVKHATEGWWVPEYVIKGDPERGIPALAPDLRSVADLPRYKAVFRDPESPEKGRFLNSPTGWTSEIVNSQKLKAYGLTDSFVNFRTGSGAALDAEIGSAIRRGKPVLFYYWSPTPLLGRYKLVQLEEPPFNAEAWKTLADARNPNPRGTRSMPARLTIGVSAPFRTEYPELVTFFEKVDLPIGLLNSTLAEMSEKRLPPRQAAERFLREQPAIWQAWVPADVAERVRGSL; encoded by the coding sequence ATGACCACCATCAAGAAACTGCTGGGCGGCTCGCTGCTGGCCCTGGGGCTGCTTGCGCAGTCCCTGCCTGCGGCGGAGCAGCGCCAACCCATCCATTTCGCCGACATCACCTGGGAAAGCGGCAGCCTGATCACCGAGCTACTCCGCCTGCTGGTGGAGAAGGGTTATGGCTATCGCACTGAAACCCTGCCCGGCAGCACTGTCAGCCTGGAGGCGGCCCTGGCGCGGGACGACGTGCAAGTCATAGGCGAGGAGTGGGCCGGGCGCAGTCCGGCCTGGATCAAGGCCGAAGGCGAGGGCAAGGTGTTCGCCCTCGGCGATACCGTCAAGCACGCCACCGAAGGTTGGTGGGTGCCCGAGTATGTGATCAAGGGTGACCCGGAGCGTGGCATCCCGGCCCTGGCGCCGGACCTGCGCTCGGTGGCGGACTTGCCGCGCTACAAAGCGGTCTTTCGTGACCCGGAAAGCCCCGAGAAGGGTCGCTTCCTCAACAGCCCCACCGGCTGGACTTCGGAAATCGTCAACAGCCAGAAGCTCAAGGCCTATGGCCTCACCGACAGCTTCGTCAATTTCCGCACCGGCTCCGGCGCGGCGCTGGATGCCGAAATCGGCTCGGCCATACGCCGCGGCAAACCGGTGCTCTTCTACTACTGGTCGCCAACCCCGCTGCTGGGTCGCTACAAGCTGGTGCAATTGGAAGAACCGCCTTTCAACGCCGAAGCGTGGAAGACCCTGGCCGATGCGCGAAACCCCAATCCGCGCGGCACGCGCTCCATGCCGGCGCGGCTGACCATCGGTGTCTCCGCCCCCTTCCGCACCGAGTACCCGGAGCTGGTGACCTTCTTCGAGAAGGTCGACCTGCCCATCGGGCTGCTCAACAGCACCCTGGCGGAGATGAGCGAGAAACGACTGCCGCCGCGCCAGGCAGCCGAACGCTTCCTCCGCGAACAGCCCGCCATCTGGCAGGCATGGGTACCAGCCGACGTCGCTGAGCGCGTGCGCGGGAGTCTCTGA
- a CDS encoding TonB-dependent receptor produces MRPIAASNRRRLAAFALGPLASFILTCAYAAEETRHSFHIAPGPLDEVLLSISRQSGQVISFTPEVGRFSAAAVEGDLSATQAVNAALRGTGLELQVSPAGAFIVKGSGERPVAPPSTQVVPRAAVPEEPVLERVISVGTRRHDTTALTSAAPVDVIDSKELVRIGATSLNQALFQLLPSFNFPQNQSATRGQDPKGASLRGLSPDQTLVLVNGKRRHASAVVNISGGVPFIGAQPVDLDMIPISAVDHIEVLRDGASAQYGSDAVAGVINIVLKERDNGGQANARVGQYGQGDGFSKSADVWHGLALPGDGFLTLSANGLNNKPTDIGDKFVAEGKVQDPRWGGASREKYNLAANAEVGLDDRWRLYSFATYGQDESFNNTPPLLAGSPNNVPAIYPDGTIPKYRYRYEDGALTLGSRFEDADIGRFDFSATYGRDKHDEKAFNTVNPSYGAASPTRFEVATLINEQTNLALDYVRDLDVDWAASPLTFSAGAAWREEEYRLEEGDFASYSFGGIDGVQVGAIQASGLQPDDAGTYKREVGGIYLGLETQLTEKFQFGLAGRTEHYDDFGTTSTGKISARYELTPEIGVRGTLNNAYRAPTLGQIGTSWTTTTNVDANGNPVLTRMLPVSHPAAQALGAQDLKPEKSTNYSLGLVFRPSDHASLTIDAYQIDIRDRILFSGGISGPEAEAILTAAGFGQYAWAQFMTNAADTRTRGVDIVGKYEIDLDVYGDLDLSAGYTRTRTRIEKVHANPHGFETVTRESRGYLEHGYPEDKLVLGAVHRLGPWTVSLYQTRYGEYRKYAASASNAQFDQTFSAQWVTDLDVNYAFTQQLRLSVGANNLFDSHPDDFNPRLRQTPAQQYSYLAPAAPEGAFYYTRLSYDF; encoded by the coding sequence TTGCGTCCTATCGCTGCTTCGAATCGCCGTCGTCTTGCGGCCTTTGCCCTCGGCCCGCTGGCCAGCTTCATCCTCACTTGCGCATACGCGGCCGAAGAAACCCGGCACAGCTTCCACATCGCACCCGGTCCGCTGGACGAGGTACTGCTCAGCATCAGTCGTCAGAGTGGGCAGGTCATCTCCTTTACGCCTGAAGTGGGCCGCTTTTCCGCTGCCGCCGTGGAAGGCGATCTTTCGGCAACCCAGGCAGTGAATGCTGCCCTGCGGGGCACTGGTCTTGAGCTGCAGGTCAGCCCGGCTGGCGCCTTCATCGTCAAGGGCAGCGGCGAGCGTCCCGTCGCGCCGCCATCCACCCAGGTCGTGCCCCGGGCCGCAGTGCCGGAGGAGCCGGTGCTGGAGCGAGTAATCTCCGTCGGTACCCGCCGCCACGACACTACTGCCCTGACCAGTGCTGCCCCAGTGGATGTCATCGACAGCAAGGAACTGGTCCGCATCGGGGCCACCAGCCTAAACCAAGCGCTGTTCCAGCTGCTGCCCTCGTTCAACTTCCCGCAGAACCAGAGCGCCACTCGTGGCCAGGACCCCAAGGGCGCATCCCTGCGAGGCCTGTCCCCGGATCAGACCCTCGTGCTGGTGAACGGCAAGCGCCGCCATGCCTCGGCGGTGGTCAATATCTCTGGCGGCGTGCCATTCATCGGCGCCCAGCCGGTAGACCTGGACATGATCCCGATCAGCGCCGTCGACCACATCGAAGTGCTGCGCGACGGTGCCTCCGCACAGTACGGCTCGGATGCCGTGGCCGGGGTGATCAACATCGTCCTCAAGGAGCGCGACAACGGTGGCCAGGCCAACGCACGCGTTGGCCAGTACGGCCAAGGCGACGGCTTCAGCAAGTCCGCGGATGTCTGGCACGGCCTGGCCTTGCCCGGCGATGGTTTCCTCACCCTCAGTGCCAATGGGCTGAACAACAAGCCCACCGATATCGGCGACAAGTTCGTCGCCGAAGGCAAGGTGCAAGACCCGCGTTGGGGTGGTGCCAGCCGCGAGAAGTACAATCTGGCGGCCAATGCCGAAGTCGGCCTGGACGACCGCTGGCGTCTCTACAGTTTCGCTACCTACGGCCAGGACGAATCCTTCAACAACACCCCGCCGCTGCTGGCCGGCAGCCCGAACAACGTGCCGGCGATCTACCCCGACGGCACCATTCCCAAGTATCGCTATCGCTATGAAGACGGGGCGCTGACCTTGGGTTCTCGTTTCGAGGATGCCGACATCGGTCGCTTCGATTTCAGTGCCACCTACGGCCGCGACAAGCATGACGAGAAGGCCTTCAACACCGTCAACCCGAGCTATGGGGCGGCGAGCCCGACACGCTTCGAAGTCGCCACCCTGATCAACGAGCAGACCAACCTTGCCCTGGACTACGTCCGCGATCTCGATGTCGACTGGGCCGCCAGTCCGTTGACCTTCTCCGCCGGCGCGGCCTGGCGTGAAGAGGAATACCGACTGGAGGAAGGCGACTTTGCCTCCTACTCCTTCGGCGGTATCGATGGCGTGCAAGTGGGTGCCATACAGGCTTCCGGCCTGCAACCGGACGATGCCGGCACCTACAAGCGCGAGGTCGGCGGCATCTACCTCGGCCTGGAAACCCAACTCACCGAGAAATTCCAGTTCGGCCTGGCCGGACGCACCGAGCACTACGATGACTTCGGCACCACCAGCACCGGCAAGATCTCGGCGCGCTACGAGCTGACCCCGGAGATTGGCGTGCGCGGCACCCTCAACAATGCGTACCGGGCGCCCACCCTGGGGCAGATCGGCACCTCCTGGACCACCACCACCAACGTCGACGCCAACGGCAATCCTGTACTCACCCGCATGCTGCCGGTCAGCCACCCGGCCGCGCAGGCCCTCGGTGCCCAGGACCTCAAGCCGGAGAAGTCCACCAACTACTCCCTCGGCCTGGTGTTTCGCCCCAGCGACCATGCTTCGCTGACCATCGATGCGTATCAGATCGACATCCGCGATCGCATTCTATTCAGCGGCGGAATCTCCGGCCCGGAGGCCGAGGCGATTCTCACCGCTGCGGGCTTTGGCCAGTACGCCTGGGCGCAGTTCATGACCAACGCCGCCGATACCCGCACCCGCGGCGTCGATATCGTCGGCAAGTACGAGATCGACCTGGACGTCTACGGTGACCTCGACCTTTCCGCCGGCTACACACGGACCCGCACCCGCATCGAGAAGGTCCACGCCAACCCCCACGGTTTCGAGACGGTCACCCGTGAGTCCCGTGGCTACCTGGAACACGGCTACCCGGAAGACAAGCTCGTGCTGGGCGCCGTGCATCGCCTGGGGCCCTGGACGGTCAGCCTCTACCAGACCCGCTACGGCGAGTACCGCAAGTACGCCGCCTCCGCCAGCAATGCCCAGTTCGACCAGACCTTCTCCGCCCAGTGGGTCACCGACCTGGATGTGAACTATGCGTTCACCCAGCAGCTGCGCCTTTCGGTGGGCGCCAACAACCTCTTCGACAGCCATCCCGACGACTTCAACCCGCGCCTGCGGCAGACCCCAGCGCAGCAGTACAGCTACCTGGCCCCGGCAGCGCCGGAAGGGGCCTTCTATTACACCCGGCTCAGCTACGACTTCTGA
- a CDS encoding FecR domain-containing protein has product MSNEQDALIEQASRWIVLLRSGAASDADFHAFSSWRAQDPRHERLCTHLEQTLGVFRRPVVQDAGSELLQRVLEAPSSRRQLLHRALVGSGVVIGAGVLGNRFTPLDELTADLRTSTGQRRSLHAADGSRLVLNARSAVDLDFDDSRRLVRLRGGELLAQVARADRRPFVVQTSIGRVSSAGAGMMVAERDGRSRVLALGGPLELVNRSGVRLRLPAGQAVDFDPHRFGPVLQARLGETAWVDGLLEVRDIPLRDVIAALRPYRAGILRVHPALESMRVSGLFRLDASDQVLDALSRTLPLRIVRRTNLWISLLPA; this is encoded by the coding sequence ATGAGCAATGAGCAGGACGCCCTGATCGAACAGGCTTCACGCTGGATAGTGTTGTTACGCTCGGGAGCCGCCAGCGATGCAGACTTCCACGCGTTCAGTTCCTGGCGTGCGCAGGACCCGCGCCACGAACGCCTCTGTACGCACCTCGAGCAAACCCTCGGCGTCTTCCGGCGCCCGGTGGTGCAGGACGCCGGTAGCGAGTTGCTGCAACGGGTACTCGAGGCGCCCTCCAGCCGGCGTCAGCTATTGCATCGCGCCCTGGTGGGCAGTGGCGTGGTGATCGGTGCCGGCGTGCTGGGTAATCGCTTCACGCCATTGGACGAACTGACCGCCGATCTTCGTACCAGCACTGGCCAGCGTCGTAGCTTGCACGCGGCAGACGGCAGCCGCTTGGTACTCAATGCTCGCAGCGCAGTGGACCTGGACTTTGATGACAGCAGACGGCTCGTGCGCCTGCGAGGTGGCGAACTACTTGCCCAGGTGGCGCGCGCAGATCGCAGACCCTTCGTCGTGCAAACCAGCATAGGCCGGGTGTCTTCCGCCGGTGCCGGAATGATGGTCGCCGAACGGGATGGCCGGAGTCGGGTCCTCGCCCTTGGCGGCCCGCTGGAGCTGGTTAACCGAAGCGGTGTTCGGCTGCGACTTCCCGCCGGCCAGGCGGTGGATTTCGACCCCCATCGCTTCGGGCCGGTGCTGCAGGCGAGGCTTGGCGAAACTGCCTGGGTCGACGGACTACTGGAGGTCCGCGATATCCCGCTGCGGGACGTGATAGCAGCGCTGCGCCCCTACCGTGCTGGCATCCTGCGCGTTCACCCAGCGCTTGAAAGCATGCGCGTCAGCGGCCTGTTCCGCCTGGACGCCAGCGATCAGGTGCTGGACGCCCTCAGCCGTACCTTGCCGTTGCGCATCGTCCGCCGCACCAACCTGTGGATAAGCCTGCTCCCCGCCTGA
- a CDS encoding sigma-70 family RNA polymerase sigma factor → MSGAENSHSLYVGTLFSSHYTWLCGRLRRYLDSPASAEDVAADTFVQLLSAPLIEPIRQPRALLTTIAQRLVYQVWRRRDLERAYLDALLNEPEHEAPSPEALAQMLQALEEIDRLLDGLPAKVKATFLLSQVNGLTYPEIAAELGISLRSVSDYMGKAITRCLRVSLEYRHEQ, encoded by the coding sequence ATGTCCGGCGCCGAGAACTCCCACAGCCTTTACGTGGGCACGCTATTCAGCAGTCATTACACCTGGCTCTGCGGACGCTTGCGCCGCTACCTGGATTCCCCGGCCAGTGCTGAGGACGTCGCGGCCGACACCTTCGTCCAGTTGCTTAGCGCGCCGCTCATCGAGCCCATCCGTCAGCCCCGAGCCTTGTTGACCACCATCGCCCAGCGCCTGGTCTACCAGGTCTGGCGTCGCCGCGACCTGGAGCGCGCCTACCTCGATGCCCTGCTCAACGAACCCGAACATGAGGCGCCCTCGCCGGAAGCGCTGGCACAGATGCTCCAGGCCCTGGAGGAGATCGACCGCCTGCTGGACGGTCTTCCAGCCAAGGTAAAAGCCACTTTCCTGCTGTCCCAGGTCAACGGTCTGACCTATCCCGAAATAGCCGCGGAACTGGGTATCTCACTGCGTTCAGTGAGCGACTACATGGGCAAGGCCATCACCCGCTGCCTGCGCGTTAGCCTGGAGTACCGACATGAGCAATGA
- a CDS encoding phosphate/phosphite/phosphonate ABC transporter substrate-binding protein — MRHAELLMYVAPQCVEEANAIWLKRILELLGEDRIAADGLSLPELWTSPRLLLTQTCGYPLITQLRGRVRVLGRPDYVLPDSTDGWHCSLILARVHDARTTLDDFLCSRGVLNDAGSNTGMNLFRHRLAPLQQSGTFFSSLIHSGSHRESLRLLREDKADLAAVDSVTYAYLARYAPKEVAGLRLIARSAPSPTLPYICTADLGPDEAERVREAMNQALSYLPKVAAVLAIREILPAKDDDYRLLLDYQQQAIEQGYAELL, encoded by the coding sequence ATGCGCCATGCCGAACTGTTGATGTACGTCGCTCCGCAATGTGTGGAGGAGGCCAATGCCATCTGGTTAAAACGGATACTCGAGCTGCTTGGCGAGGATCGGATTGCCGCCGATGGTCTCAGCCTGCCAGAACTCTGGACCTCGCCCCGCCTGTTGCTGACCCAGACCTGTGGATATCCGCTGATCACTCAACTGCGCGGCCGGGTTCGCGTTCTAGGCCGTCCTGACTACGTGCTGCCCGACAGTACAGACGGCTGGCATTGCAGTCTGATCCTCGCCCGCGTTCACGACGCCCGAACCACACTCGATGATTTCCTCTGTAGTCGCGGCGTGCTCAATGACGCCGGATCGAATACAGGCATGAATCTCTTCCGCCATCGCCTTGCCCCGTTGCAGCAAAGCGGAACCTTCTTCTCCAGCCTTATCCACAGCGGTAGCCACCGTGAAAGCCTGCGCCTGCTACGGGAGGACAAGGCCGATCTTGCCGCGGTAGACAGCGTCACCTATGCCTACTTGGCTCGTTACGCGCCGAAAGAGGTGGCTGGCCTGCGCCTGATAGCGCGCAGCGCCCCCAGCCCGACCCTGCCGTACATTTGCACGGCCGATCTCGGTCCCGACGAGGCCGAGCGTGTGCGCGAGGCTATGAACCAGGCGTTGAGCTACCTTCCCAAGGTTGCCGCCGTCCTGGCTATCCGTGAAATCCTGCCCGCGAAAGACGACGATTACCGGCTCCTCCTCGACTACCAACAACAGGCCATCGAGCAAGGTTATGCGGAGCTCCTCTAA
- a CDS encoding fatty acid desaturase yields MPRYLDDAQRRQVERLQSSLTARTDWPTWLLLIGVYAGWFSLHLASPHLGLWPTTVLLVPLVVLWLSVQHELLHGHPTRWASINKLLGYAPFAVWYPYTLYRDTHLRHHRDEDLTLPGLDPESRYLGQRQWSNSHRLSRTLRWLDKTLLGRLLLGPPLALWSLAREEATRLLKGDLKAWIMWIVHGTATLLMLAFIARFSQLSVWHYLLLVSVPALSLAMVRSFYEHRPAEHPEQRTVINESAWPWSWLFLHINLHLVHHDLPGLPWYYLPRVYRVRREQWLARSGGFHVRGYGEFFRRYGLRPIDSPRHPSAH; encoded by the coding sequence ATGCCGCGCTATCTGGATGATGCCCAGCGCCGGCAGGTTGAGCGCCTGCAGAGCAGCCTGACTGCGAGAACCGATTGGCCGACCTGGTTGTTGCTCATCGGCGTTTACGCCGGCTGGTTCAGCTTGCACCTGGCTAGCCCGCACCTCGGGCTGTGGCCGACGACCGTGCTGCTCGTTCCACTGGTGGTGCTCTGGCTATCCGTGCAGCACGAATTGCTCCATGGCCACCCAACCCGCTGGGCCAGCATCAATAAACTGCTCGGCTATGCCCCGTTTGCGGTGTGGTATCCCTATACCCTCTATCGCGATACCCACCTGCGTCACCACCGCGATGAGGACTTGACCTTGCCTGGTCTTGACCCCGAAAGCCGCTACCTCGGCCAACGCCAATGGAGTAACAGCCACAGGCTTTCCCGCACATTGCGATGGCTTGATAAGACGCTGCTCGGTCGTCTGCTCCTTGGCCCCCCTCTGGCGCTATGGTCGCTGGCCAGGGAGGAGGCTACTCGCTTGTTGAAGGGTGACCTCAAGGCCTGGATCATGTGGATCGTCCACGGCACGGCTACCCTGCTGATGCTCGCCTTCATCGCCCGTTTCAGCCAGCTGTCCGTCTGGCACTACCTGCTGCTGGTGAGCGTCCCCGCGTTGTCCCTGGCCATGGTGCGTTCGTTCTATGAGCATCGCCCTGCGGAGCACCCGGAACAGCGGACGGTGATCAACGAGTCTGCCTGGCCCTGGAGTTGGCTCTTCCTCCATATCAACCTGCACCTGGTTCACCACGACCTTCCTGGCTTGCCCTGGTACTACCTGCCTCGGGTATACCGCGTGCGCCGTGAACAATGGCTGGCACGCAGCGGTGGTTTTCACGTGCGCGGCTATGGCGAGTTCTTCCGCCGGTACGGACTCCGTCCGATCGATAGCCCCCGTCATCCCAGTGCCCACTGA
- a CDS encoding CaiB/BaiF CoA-transferase family protein gives MAGALSHIRVLDLSRVLAGPWSGQILADLGAEVIKVERPGSGDDTRAWGPPFLKGADGRDTSEAAYFLSANRNKQSITVDFTRPEGQKLVRELAAKSDILIENFKVGGLAAYGLDYESLKAINPRLIYCSITGFGQFGPYAKRAGYDFMIQGLGGLMSITGRSDQEDGAGPVKVGVALTDILTGLYSSVAMLAALSSRDISGKGQHIDMALLDVQVACLANQAMNYLTTGNPPKRLGNAHPNIVPYQDFPTADGDFILTVGNDSQFRKFCEVAGHREWADDSRFSTNKARVAHRAELIPLIRQATVFKTTAQWVSALEEVGVPCGPINDLAAVFSDPQVLARGLRVELEHPLAGVVPQVASPLRLSETPVEYRMPPPLLGEHTQEVLQRVLGLAAEQVEALRKEEVI, from the coding sequence ATGGCTGGCGCTCTCTCCCATATCCGTGTGCTCGATCTCTCTCGCGTGTTGGCCGGACCCTGGTCCGGCCAGATCCTCGCGGACCTGGGGGCCGAGGTAATCAAGGTCGAACGACCAGGCTCCGGTGATGACACCCGTGCCTGGGGGCCGCCCTTCCTCAAGGGAGCCGATGGCCGGGACACCAGTGAAGCGGCTTACTTTCTTTCGGCCAACCGCAACAAGCAGTCGATTACTGTCGACTTCACGCGCCCCGAAGGCCAGAAGCTGGTTCGTGAACTGGCGGCAAAGTCCGACATTCTCATTGAGAACTTCAAGGTAGGCGGCTTGGCGGCCTACGGGCTGGACTATGAGTCGCTGAAAGCCATCAACCCACGCCTCATCTATTGCTCGATCACCGGGTTTGGCCAGTTTGGCCCCTATGCCAAGCGTGCCGGCTACGACTTCATGATCCAGGGTTTGGGCGGGTTGATGAGCATTACCGGCCGCTCCGATCAGGAAGATGGTGCCGGTCCGGTCAAGGTGGGTGTAGCGCTAACCGACATTCTCACCGGGCTCTATTCCTCGGTGGCGATGCTGGCTGCACTGTCCTCCCGGGATATCAGCGGCAAGGGCCAACACATCGACATGGCCTTGCTCGACGTACAAGTGGCCTGCCTCGCCAACCAGGCGATGAACTACCTGACCACGGGCAATCCGCCCAAGCGTCTGGGTAATGCCCACCCGAACATCGTGCCCTATCAGGACTTCCCGACTGCGGATGGGGACTTCATTCTCACCGTGGGTAACGACAGCCAGTTCCGAAAGTTTTGCGAGGTCGCCGGTCATCGGGAGTGGGCGGACGACTCGCGTTTTTCAACCAACAAGGCTCGCGTGGCACATCGCGCCGAGCTGATTCCGCTCATTCGCCAGGCCACTGTCTTCAAGACGACGGCTCAGTGGGTCAGCGCACTGGAAGAAGTCGGTGTTCCCTGTGGGCCAATCAACGACCTGGCGGCAGTCTTCTCCGATCCCCAAGTTCTAGCGCGTGGTCTTCGTGTCGAACTAGAACATCCCTTGGCAGGTGTCGTCCCCCAAGTTGCCAGTCCATTGCGCCTTTCCGAAACGCCTGTGGAATACCGCATGCCTCCACCCCTTCTCGGCGAGCACACTCAGGAAGTGCTGCAGCGCGTACTGGGCTTGGCGGCGGAACAGGTGGAGGCCCTACGCAAGGAGGAAGTTATCTAA